A region of Mesoplodon densirostris isolate mMesDen1 chromosome 11, mMesDen1 primary haplotype, whole genome shotgun sequence DNA encodes the following proteins:
- the IL17REL gene encoding putative interleukin-17 receptor E-like: MLAGRALAFLSLTWSAYQSLAVPRVAECGLSCSQGFTCKSRMNRNIFNSFCREPPTSMSGSVLEALTLSTAMKCAPRDGCSLFLSINASLTLHEGLRGLEACSMSLDTQETQCQSVRVPRASRRLQVGQQLQVHFDCFEVSVAQSLYVTLRTVPHFCGVQLGQRYHVEDCADEDVGRNVPDCFAGKLSYSVDRSRKVVLVQVPESGGPDYYVRLCLKWFTCEDAGAPVRVTANRVSRRVSLPYKQELSCLCLEGWSATPDAVRIQTCPFEDDTETLWDAIHYHPGSQELSWEPACPMSGRVSLCWRPGPGPQCLELEHSGRPAHSRVQYPLVDTQPQLCVKFSTSLGFLVRCPFEQPRFPAWKMTVHLAHTPGHLRVTFFSPSPARFQVCLCHRGKTGPPVCHRVLQATPIPEVSWGDPTEEPAVAFVDIPGDQACAPGTCIQGRRTDIQFSAPQQLCDLQCVKPPQGLQAPSRVPRCQVRCVLLPECSDPNQGSDSNVQELDVPSPPIAQPATEVQTPGPQARQETELSLTLQGLGVAQQGGSCGWAAGQLPPRGQQPEARCLTKKQVPGPDCWDVRPAAPGGPWAMPGLPVKGPSAPLNPLSGVQENGWVGCALPQMAQPLTCPVAAWSRLPLDNRGPRPAPLVLRTTFSGVQTLPRPIKDSAESSREPTARTPPCTSPLQSSDHLPLPRPLARPVQPGVTQQLAGWVCPPRTLLPAHKDHRATPPELCLESPPRDHAD, encoded by the exons ATGCTGGCTGGGCGAGCCCTCGCCTTCCTCTCCCTGACCTGGAGTGCTTACCAGAGCCTGGCCGTCCCCAGGGTTGCGgaatgtggcctctcctgttcccAG GGCTTCACCTGCAAGAGCCGCATGAACC gaaATATTTTCAACAGCTTCTGCCGCGAGCCCCCCACGTCCATGTCCGGGTCCGTCCTGGAGGCCCTGACCCTCTCCACTGCCATGAAGTGTGCCCCCCGCGACGGCTGCTCCCTGTTCCTGAGCATCAATGCCTCTCTCACGCTGCATG AGGGCCTGCGAGGCCTGGAGGCCTGCTCCATGAGCCTGGACACCCAGGAGACACAGTGCCAGAGCGTGCGGGTCCCCAGGGCCTCCCGCCGGCTGCAGGTGGGGCAGCAG CTCCAGGTGCACTTTGACTGCTTTGAGGTGAGCGTGGCCCAGAGCCTCTACGTCACCCTGAGGACTGTCCCCCACTTCTGCGGGGTCCAGCTGGGCCAGCGGTACCATGTGGAAG ACTGCGCAGACGAGGACGTAGGGAGGAACGTGCCCGACTGCTTTG CTGGGAAGCTCTCCTACTCGGTGGACCGCAGCCGCAAGGTCGTTCTGGTACAGGTGCCAGAGTCAGGGGGCCCTGACTACTACGTGCGGCTCTGCCTCAAGTGGTTCACCTGCGAGGACGCAGGCGCCCCAGTGCGA GTGACAGCGAACAGGGTCTCCCGGAGGGTCTCTCTGCCCTACAAGCAAGAGTTGTCGTGCCTGTGCCTTGAG GGCTGGTCTGCAACGCCTGACGCCGTGCGGATCCAGACCTGCCCCTTCGAAGATG ACACGGAGACACTGTGGGACGCCATCCACTACCACCCGGGGAGCCAGGAGCTGAGCTGGGAGCCTGCCTGTCCCATGAGTGGCCGTGTGAGTCTGTGCTGGCGCCCAGGGCCAGGGCCCCAATGCCTGGAGCTGGAGCACTCCGGCCGGCCCGCACACAGCAGG GTGCAGTACCCTCTTGTGGACACCCAGCCCCAGCTCTGCGTGAAG TTCTCCACGAGCCTGGGCTTCCTGGTGAGGTGCCCTTTTGAGCAGCCGCGCTTCCCAG CCTGGAAGATGACCGTCCACCTGGCACACACTCCGGGCCACCTCCGGGTGACCTTCTTCTCGCCCAGCCCTGCCCGCTTCCAGGTGTGCCTGTGTCACCGAGGGAAGACGGGGCCCCCCGTGTGCCACCGGGTGCTCCAGGCCACCCCCATCCCTGAGGTGAGTTGG GGTGACCCCACAGAGGAGCCTGCGGTGGCCTTTGTGGACATTCCCGGGGACCAGGCCTGTGCACCCGGCACCTGCATCCAG GGCAGGAGGACCGACATCCAGTTCTCCGCCCCCCAGCAGCTGTGCGACCTCCAGTGCG TCAAGCCCCCCCAGGGTCTCCAAGCGCCCAGCCGGGTCCCACGGTGTCAGGTGCGCTGCGTCCTCCTCCCTGAGTGCTCCGACCCCAATCAGGGCTCTGATTCCAATGTGCAAGAACTCGATGTCCCCAGCCCACCCATCGCCCAGCCAGCCACCGAGGTCCAGACTCCTGGGCCTCAGGCCCGGCAGGAAACAGAGCTAAGCCTAACTCTGCAGGGCCTGGGTGTGGCCCAGCAGGGTGGCTCCTGCGG ATGGGCAGCTGGGCAG CTGCCACCCAGGGGACAGCAGCCTGAGGCCAGGTGTCTCACCAAGAAGCAAGTGCCAGGGCCTGATTGCTGGGATGTG AGGCCTGCGGCTCCCGGGGGCCCTTGGGCCATGCCGGGGCTTCCAGTCAAAGGACCTTCAGCCCCTCTGAACCCCCTGAGTGGGGTCCAAGAGAATGGCTGGGTGGGATGCGCCCTTCCCCAGATGGCCCAGCCCCTGACCTGCCCCGTCGCAGCGTGGTCCCGGCTCCCTCTGGACAACCGGGGGCCACGGCCTGCACCCCTGGTCCTGAGGACAACGTTCTCTGGAGTGCAGA CTCTCCCTCGACCCATCAAAGACTCTGCTGAGAGCTCGAGGGAGCCCACGGCCCGAACACCACCCTGCACCAGCCCCCTGCAGAGCTCAGACCACCTTCCACTCCCCAGGCCCCTAGCGAGGCCAGTCCA GCCAGGGGTCACCCAGCAGTTGGCCGGCTGGGTCTGCCCTCCCAGGACCCTCCTGCCGGCTCACAAGGACCACCGGGCCACACCTCCCGAGCTGTGTCTGGAGTCGCCTCCACGAGACCACG CCGACTAG